In Xanthomonas sacchari, a genomic segment contains:
- a CDS encoding indolepyruvate ferredoxin oxidoreductase family protein produces the protein MNRIADPRPSSSPAAAAADGVDTGYTLEDKYTRTDGRIYLSGVQALVRLPLMQQLRDRAAGLNTGGFVSGYRGSPLGGFDLELWRARKHLDAANVVFKPGLNEDLGATMVWGTQQTNLFPGARVDGVYAMWYGKGPGVDRCGDVFKHGNAAGTSRHGGVLALAADDHACRSSTLPHGSEDEFVSAMMPVLNPAGVQDILDMGLLGWAMSRYTGRWIGFKTIAETVESSASVQVDPFARQIVLPEDFELPPGGLNIRWPDPPLDQEMRLHRYAVRAAQAFARANGIDRTVMDAPQARLGIVTTGKSYLDVLQALEYLGLDADACARIGIRVYKVGMTWPLEPLGIAAFARGLQDIVVVEEKKAFIERQMKEQFYNWPASAGPRPSIVGKYDEAGEWILPSTGELTPATIAGVIGKRILRLPQSAALDTASIEQRLRWMDAKEAEMALPRANFPRVPHYCSGCPHNTSTVVPEGSRAMAGIGCHYMVTWMDRATDTFTHMGGEGVTWAGQAPFTDTPHVFQNLGDGTYFHSGSLAIRQSIAAGVNITYKILYNDAVAMTGGQPVDGTLSVPDIAQQMRAEGVHTIALVSDDIGKWTRRRELFPSDVEFHDRSELDAVQRRLREVKGTSVLIYDQTCATEKRRRRKRGKLVDPPKRVLVNSLVCEGCGDCGEKSFCVSVLPKETEYGRKRQIDQSSCNKDYSCVSGFCPSFVTVHGGQPRKGRKADAAALLAQLPAPTFRGDLSQPWNILITGVGGTGVVTIGALLGMAGHLEGKGASVLDQTGLAQKGGAVTTHIRLARQPEDLHAVRIAAGEADLVLGCDMVVVNDYWALSKVRGDRSQVVLNSYEAMPGTFTTHPDMQFPAAEIVAGVRLALGGRDPLLLDATQLATALLGDAIASNLFMLGYAWQQGLVPLSHAALMRAIELNGAAVAMNQQAFAWGRLAALDLPAVQRAAGLPDPAAAERDGQAPGLQQLPPGEWEGHEAGASAAPRNPSNPRPPRELPAAADSGEAGHAPLDDSRLSRSLHELIARRHAFLVDYQDAAYAARYTALVERVRAAEQRVAPASTALTEAVARYAFKLMAYKDEYEVARLYTSGAFAQQVQAQFEGDYRLRFHLAPPLLAKKDAQGRLRKREYGPWMFTAFKWLAKLRRLRGGAFDVFGYSAERRGERQLIVDYVATVDELLQRLQADNLALAVQIASIPEHIRGYGHVKEAHLHDAKQREARLLATWRNPKALHIVQAA, from the coding sequence ATGAACCGCATCGCCGATCCGCGTCCATCGTCCTCCCCCGCCGCAGCGGCTGCCGACGGCGTGGATACCGGCTACACGCTGGAAGACAAGTACACCCGTACCGACGGCCGCATCTACCTGTCCGGCGTGCAGGCGCTGGTGCGGCTGCCGCTGATGCAGCAGCTGCGCGACCGCGCCGCCGGGCTGAACACCGGCGGCTTCGTCAGCGGCTACCGTGGCAGCCCGCTGGGCGGGTTCGACCTGGAACTGTGGCGCGCGCGCAAGCACCTGGACGCGGCCAACGTGGTGTTCAAGCCCGGGCTCAACGAGGACCTGGGCGCGACCATGGTCTGGGGCACGCAGCAGACCAACCTGTTCCCCGGCGCGCGCGTGGATGGCGTGTACGCCATGTGGTACGGCAAGGGCCCGGGCGTGGACCGTTGCGGCGACGTGTTCAAGCACGGCAACGCCGCCGGTACCTCGCGCCACGGCGGCGTGCTGGCGCTGGCCGCCGACGACCATGCCTGCCGCAGCTCGACCCTGCCGCACGGCTCGGAGGACGAGTTCGTCAGCGCGATGATGCCGGTGCTCAATCCAGCCGGGGTGCAGGACATCCTCGACATGGGCCTGCTCGGCTGGGCGATGAGCCGCTACACCGGGCGCTGGATCGGCTTCAAGACCATCGCCGAGACGGTCGAATCCTCGGCCTCGGTGCAGGTGGACCCGTTCGCGCGGCAGATCGTGTTGCCGGAGGATTTCGAACTGCCGCCGGGCGGCCTCAACATCCGCTGGCCGGATCCGCCGCTGGACCAGGAAATGCGCCTGCACCGTTACGCGGTGCGCGCCGCACAGGCCTTCGCCCGCGCCAACGGCATCGACCGCACGGTGATGGACGCGCCGCAGGCGCGGCTGGGCATCGTCACCACCGGCAAGAGCTACCTGGACGTGCTGCAGGCGCTGGAATACCTGGGCCTGGACGCGGACGCCTGCGCGCGCATCGGCATCCGCGTGTACAAGGTCGGCATGACCTGGCCGCTGGAGCCGCTGGGCATCGCCGCGTTCGCGCGCGGGTTGCAGGACATCGTCGTGGTGGAGGAGAAGAAGGCCTTCATCGAGCGGCAGATGAAGGAGCAGTTCTACAACTGGCCGGCCAGCGCCGGCCCGCGCCCGAGCATCGTCGGCAAGTACGACGAGGCCGGCGAATGGATCCTGCCGTCCACCGGCGAACTGACCCCGGCCACCATCGCCGGGGTGATCGGCAAGCGCATCCTGCGCCTGCCGCAGTCGGCCGCGCTCGACACCGCGTCGATCGAACAGCGCTTGCGCTGGATGGACGCCAAGGAAGCGGAGATGGCGCTGCCGCGCGCCAACTTCCCGCGCGTGCCGCACTACTGCTCCGGCTGTCCGCACAACACCTCCACGGTGGTGCCGGAGGGGTCGCGGGCGATGGCCGGCATCGGCTGCCACTACATGGTGACGTGGATGGACCGCGCCACCGACACCTTCACCCACATGGGCGGCGAAGGCGTCACCTGGGCCGGGCAGGCGCCGTTCACCGACACCCCGCACGTGTTCCAGAACCTGGGCGACGGCACCTACTTCCACAGCGGCTCGCTGGCGATCCGCCAGTCGATCGCCGCCGGGGTCAACATCACCTACAAGATCCTCTACAACGACGCGGTGGCGATGACCGGCGGGCAGCCGGTGGACGGCACCCTCAGCGTGCCCGACATCGCCCAGCAGATGCGCGCCGAAGGCGTGCACACCATCGCCCTGGTCAGCGACGACATCGGCAAGTGGACGCGGCGCCGCGAGCTGTTCCCCAGCGACGTGGAGTTCCACGACCGCAGCGAGCTGGACGCGGTGCAGCGGCGCCTGCGCGAGGTCAAGGGCACCAGCGTGCTGATCTACGACCAGACCTGCGCCACCGAGAAGCGGCGCCGACGCAAGCGCGGCAAGCTGGTCGATCCGCCCAAGCGCGTGCTGGTCAACTCGCTGGTCTGCGAAGGCTGCGGCGATTGCGGCGAGAAGAGCTTCTGCGTGTCGGTGCTACCGAAGGAGACCGAATACGGGCGCAAGCGCCAGATCGACCAGTCCAGCTGCAACAAGGACTACTCCTGCGTGTCCGGGTTCTGTCCCAGCTTCGTCACCGTGCATGGCGGGCAACCGCGCAAGGGCCGCAAGGCCGACGCCGCGGCGCTGCTGGCGCAACTGCCGGCACCGACCTTCCGCGGCGACCTGAGCCAGCCCTGGAACATCCTCATCACCGGCGTCGGCGGCACCGGCGTGGTCACCATCGGCGCACTGCTGGGCATGGCCGGGCACCTGGAGGGCAAGGGCGCCAGCGTGCTCGACCAGACCGGCCTGGCGCAGAAGGGCGGCGCGGTCACCACGCACATCCGCCTGGCGCGGCAGCCGGAGGACCTGCACGCGGTGCGCATCGCCGCCGGCGAGGCCGACCTGGTGCTGGGCTGCGACATGGTGGTGGTCAACGACTACTGGGCGCTGTCGAAAGTGCGTGGCGACCGCTCGCAGGTGGTGCTGAACAGCTACGAGGCGATGCCCGGCACCTTCACCACGCATCCGGACATGCAGTTCCCGGCGGCCGAGATCGTCGCCGGCGTGCGCCTGGCGTTGGGCGGGCGCGATCCGCTGCTGCTCGATGCCACGCAACTGGCCACCGCCCTGCTCGGCGACGCCATCGCCAGCAACCTGTTCATGCTCGGCTACGCCTGGCAGCAGGGCCTGGTGCCGCTGTCGCATGCGGCGCTGATGCGCGCGATCGAGCTCAACGGCGCGGCGGTGGCGATGAACCAGCAGGCCTTCGCCTGGGGCCGCCTGGCGGCGCTGGACCTGCCGGCGGTGCAGCGCGCGGCCGGCCTGCCCGACCCGGCCGCGGCCGAGCGCGACGGCCAGGCGCCGGGCCTGCAGCAACTGCCGCCGGGCGAGTGGGAAGGCCACGAGGCCGGCGCCAGCGCCGCGCCGCGCAATCCGTCCAACCCGCGTCCGCCGCGCGAGCTGCCGGCGGCCGCCGACAGCGGCGAGGCCGGGCACGCGCCGCTGGACGACAGCCGCCTGTCGCGCTCGTTGCACGAGTTGATCGCGCGCCGCCATGCCTTCCTGGTCGATTACCAGGACGCCGCCTACGCCGCGCGCTACACCGCGCTGGTGGAACGCGTGCGTGCCGCCGAGCAGCGCGTCGCCCCGGCCTCGACCGCGCTGACCGAAGCGGTGGCGCGCTACGCGTTCAAGCTGATGGCCTACAAGGACGAGTACGAAGTGGCGCGGCTGTACACCAGCGGTGCGTTCGCGCAGCAGGTGCAGGCGCAGTTCGAAGGCGACTACCGCCTGCGCTTCCACCTGGCGCCGCCGCTGCTGGCGAAGAAGGACGCGCAGGGACGGCTGCGCAAGCGCGAATACGGCCCGTGGATGTTCACTGCGTTCAAGTGGCTGGCCAAGCTGCGCCGGCTGCGCGGCGGCGCCTTCGACGTGTTCGGCTACAGCGCCGAGCGGCGCGGCGAACGGCAGTTGATCGTGGACTACGTCGCCACCGTGGACGAACTGCTGCAGCGGCTGCAGGCGGACAACCTGGCGCTGGCGGTGCAGATCGCCAGCATCCCGGAACACATCCGCGGCTATGGCCACGTCAAGGAAGCGCACCTGCACGACGCCAAGCAGCGCGAAGCGCGGCTGCTGGCGACCTGGCGCAATCCGAAGGCGCTGCATATCGTGCAGGCGGCCTGA